A genomic region of Parambassis ranga chromosome 7, fParRan2.1, whole genome shotgun sequence contains the following coding sequences:
- the las1l gene encoding ribosomal biogenesis protein LAS1L, with the protein MKKKSSEKRRHVVAWINKAEWDQVLEYLYSSDPALQKYALQRVSAWKSRYANSSPVAVDCTADLVRCQVLDRSGQLNGDDLVLLYGAALVRFVNLITERQQGRTARPLRRLAGNLNIPEWVVDLRHDFTHRKLPTLKWCRKGCKVVLEWLQQEYWSRQLEGGSDEDWDSQSDGEDEEADLKRQDELIARQKEMEAYKNARELLISYEKEQYQVFEGLPEDRDRSLWPAPFADMSWLLGELKQFALESSGLLVDVLLEDGFLVPTLEQLETLHCDTPDNTNPAEPRVPQTFLRFWLPLLKMLNSPSFIHLLLEKLFVELKLLSKEQNNHRTFYISGWISEVIICNSNKFEYHYETKGQKKARMKDRIFVNRIQLRWQQLLSACLDAPCISTPHLLQLILEDMEHPLPLETRQRLQKLCSIYTQTDPHSELGMSQERTQQPIYTLESLHDKLQHSRRHSHAWGSAVDSERSESSQESKWADAQAEKARVLKGSPWQVCTDKVLWRNYPLGRVPGQSDDPSCLMVENYSTMTVFDQPVELESNAAHVTGVSAPARTAEGLLWSHSEVSKMKTGLQLF; encoded by the coding sequence atgaagaaaaaaagctcAGAGAAGCGGCGCCATGTGGTGGCATGGATCAACAAAGCGGAGTGGGATCAGGTCCTGGAGTATCTGTACTCTAGTGATCCCGCTCTGCAGAAGTATGCACTGCAGAGGGTTTCAGCTTGGAAAAGCAGGTACGCTAACAGCTCCCCCGTGGCTGTGGACTGCACGGCGGACCTGGTGAGGTGTCAGGTGCTGGACCGGTCCGGACAGCTAAACGGAGATGATCTGGTTCTGCTGTACGGGGCCGCCCTGGTGAGGTTTGTCAACCTGATCACTGAGAGACAGCAGGGGAGGACAGCCCGTCCGCTGAGGCGGCTGGCTGGAAATTTGAACATCCCAGAGTGGGTCGTGGATCTCAGGCACGACTTCACACACCGGAAGCTCCCCACATTGAAATGGTGTCGAAAAGGATGTAAGGTGGTTCTGGAGTGGCTCCAGCAGGAGTATTGGTCCAGGCAGCTGGAAGGAGGCTCTGATGAGGACTGGGACTCGCAGTCTGACGGGGAGGATGAAGAGGCTGACCTGAAACGACAAGATGAGCTCATTGCAAGGCAGAAAGAAATGGAAGCATACAAGAACGCCCGGGAGCTACTGATATCTTATGAGAAGGAGCAGTACCAGGTGTTTGAGGGGCTCcctgaagacagagacaggagctTGTGGCCGGCCCCCTTTGCAGACATGAGCTGGTTACTGGGTGAGCTTAAGCAATTTGCCTTGGAGTCCAGTGGTCTGCTGGTTGATGTGTTGTTGGAAGATGGATTTCTGGTTCCCACACTTGAGCAGCTGGAGACATTACACTGTGACACCCCCGATAACACCAACCCCGCTGAACCCAGAGTCCCTCAGACCTTCCTGCGATTTTGGCTGCCCCTGCTGAAGATGCTGAACTCTCCATCCTTCATCCACCTCCTTCTGGAGAAGCTCTTTGTTGAACTGAAGCTGCTCAGTAAAGAGCAGAATAATCACAGAACTTTCTACATTTCAGGGTGGATATCAGAAGTCATCATCTGTAACAGTAACAAATTTGAATACCACTATGAGACAAAGGGACAGAAAAAAGCCAGGATGAAGGACAGGATTTTTGTGAACCGCATCCAGCTGaggtggcagcagctgctctctgcatgCCTGGATGCCCCCTGCATCAGCACGCCTCACTTGCTCCAGTTGATCCTGGAGGACATGGAGCATCCTCTTCCTCTGGAAACCCGGCAGAGACTGCAAAAGCTCTGCTCCatctacacacaaacagacccacACTCAGAACTCGGCATGTCTCAGGAGCGGACACAGCAACCCATATACACACTGGAGAGTCTGCATGACAAGCTGCAGCATTCACGCCGCCACAGCCATGCCTGGGGCTCTGCGGTGGACTCTGAGAGAAGCGAGTCCTCCCAGGAGTCCAAATGGGCAGATGCGCAGGCTGAAAAGGCAAGGGTGCTCAAAGGTTCTCCGTGGCAGGTGTGCACTGACAAAGTCCTGTGGAGAAACTACCCTCTGGGACGAGTCCCTGGACAATCAGATGACCCCTCGTGTCTCATGGTGGAGAACTACTCAACAATGACTGTCTTTGACCAGCCGGTGGAGCTGGAGAGCAACGCAGCGCATGTCACCGGAGTCTCAGCACCAGCCAGGACAGCTGAGGGCCTCCTGTGGAGCCACAGTGAAGTTAGTAAAATGAAAACTGGACTGCAGCTTTTCTGA
- the haus7 gene encoding HAUS augmin-like complex subunit 7, with product MAGALTEKERVHHLYTTLQRVSCPLVEGLYLQEADSMLQLLCTPSQHRTDILAWICSRINPNFANSKAMSMRSKDPDVLTKDIAALGQELMLCRADDLNLIRGNASLQRQLQFIEQLLPLVPGCIKTSGHRTDGEVLQNELFAAENLPHLMAMLNPTLDPWPAHIKALHKGNKSAYKPQREEAADVAALLQATQSELEQLQSKCEFLNNESSSATIFSPSALRVVACDLQQLMSTFSHVYETDLRAYCSRDAPSFSADADVFQRVHKLLLACNTELEMLKEVSEASASVSEDVKQLQTQPRYWSKGEKRTLPDKLEELTRRIEDLLSQRSS from the exons ATGGCGGGCGCTTTGACAGAGAAGGAGCGTGTACATCATCTTTATACAACTttgcag cGGGTGTCCTGTCCCCTGGTGGAAGGTCTGTACCTGCAGGAGGCAGACagcatgctgcagctgctctgcactCCTTCACAGCACCGCACAGATATACTGGCATGGATTTGCAGCAG GATTAACCCAAACTTTGCCAACTCCAAGGCAATGTCAATGAGATCCAAAGACCCTGATGTTTTAACTAAAG ACATTGCTGCGCTGGGACAGGAGCTGATGCTGTGCAGAGCAGATGACCTGAACCTGATCAGG GGTAATGCAAGTCTACAGCGGCAGCTTCAGTTCATAGAGCAGCTCTTACCTTTGGTACCAGGCTGCATAAAGACTTCTGGGCACAGAACTGATGGAGAAGTGCTGCAGAATGAgctgtttgctgctgaaaaTCTGCCCCACCTCATGGCGATGCTTAACCCTACACTCGACCCCTGGCCTGCACACATTAA GGCCTTGCATAAGGGCAACAAGTCGGCTTATAAGCCACAAAGAGAAGAGGCTGCTGATGTAGCTGCCCTTTTACAGGCGACTCAGTCAGAACTAGAGCAGCTACAGTCAAAG TGCGAATTCCTGAATAATGAGTCTTCAAGTGCCACCATCTTTTCACCCAGCGCACTTCGTGTAGTGGCATGTGACCTTCAGCAGCTGATGTCTACCTTCAGTCATGTTTATGAGACAGATTTGAGAGCGTACTGCAGCAGAGACGCCCCCAGCTTCAGTGCAGATGCTGACGTCTTCCAGAGAGTACACAAGCTGCTGCTGGCATGCAACACG GAGCTGGAAATGCTGAAGGAAGTATCAGAAGCTTCTGCATCTGTGAGCGAAGACGTAAAGCAGCTACAGACACAACCCCGCTATTGGAGCAAAGGAGAGAAGCGCACGTTAC CGGATAAATTAGAAGAACTTACGAGGCGAATTGAAGACTTGCTCTCACAGCGTTCTTCCTGA
- the mrpl49 gene encoding large ribosomal subunit protein mL49, whose translation MAACFTLQSAVLCRALRGVFSLNTRIPGPPVGAAGLRSVSNAPPEENKSILESTEEYVFVERLIPPSRIPSPPKHAGVTPSGWIPPADSPPPLPYMIRRSRMHNVPVYTDLTHGNRKLTLIRKVEGDIWALEKDVREYLKEVTGQELPTQVNEVTMTLKVKGHFDKELKDWLCSKGF comes from the coding sequence ATGGCGGCGTGCTTCACCCTTCAGTCTGCCGTGCTCTGCAGGGCGCTGCGAGGAGTTTTCAGCCTGAACACCAGGATACCTGGACCTCCTGTCGGTGCCGCCGGCCTCAGGTCTGTCAGTAATGCTCCtccagaagaaaacaaatcgaTTTTAGAGTCCACGGAGGAATACGTATTCGTAGAACGGCTCATCCCACCATCGAGGATCCCATCTCCGCCTAAACATGCCGGTGTCACCCCGTCTGGCTGGATCCCTCCGGCAGATTCACCGCCACCTCTACCGTACATGATTCGCCGCTCCCGTATGCACAACGTCCCGGTTTACACCGACCTGACCCACGGAAACCGAAAGCTAACACTGATACGGAAAGTGGAAGGTGACATATGGGCTCTGGAGAAGGACGTGAGGGAGTACCTGAAGGAAGTGACCGGACAAGAGCTACCCACTCAAGTCAACGAGGTCACCATGACCcttaaggtcaaaggtcactttgATAAGGAGCTGAAGGACTGGCTGTGCAGTAAAGGCTTCTGA
- the LOC114438657 gene encoding ninjurin-1 produces the protein MEDRPDRRNGEAVALNTLEDVEAPDGKVYRAINMNHYATKKSAAQSMLDVALLMANSSQLKTVLYVGPQYRFYIPLIVLLSLSITLQVIVGLLLVFIVKYDLNDVRKHAKLSRMNNVATVFVFFTVLINIFITALGFEGNTVRTSPPVMSIPEPQLSPLPNDVNTTGGL, from the exons ATGGAGGACAGACCGGACAGACGAAACGGAGAGGCCGTGGCGCTGAATACACTGGAAGACGTGGAG gCCCCTGATGGAAAAGTGTATCGTGCCATCAACATGAACCACTATGCCACTAAGAAGAGTGCAGCTCAGAGCATGCTGGACGTCGCCTTGCTGATGGCCAACTCGTCCCAGCTGAAGACGGTCCTGTATGTTGGGCCTCAGTACCGCTTCTACATCCCtctcattgtcctgctgtcccTGTCCATCACACTACAGGTCATAGTGGGGCTGCTGCTCGTCTTCATAG TGAAGTACGATCTGAATGATGTAAGGAAACATGCCAAGCTGAGCCGGATGAACAACGTGGCCACAGTCTTTGTGTTCTTCACAGTCCTCATCAACATCTTCATCACAGCACTGGGGTTTGAGGGGAATACTGTCAG GACATCGCCACCTGTGATGTCAATACCAGAGCCTCAGTTGTCTCCTCTGCCCAACGATGTCAACACAACTGGTGGGTTATAG
- the emd gene encoding emerin (Emery-Dreifuss muscular dystrophy), giving the protein MSLKEKSNEELSSLLTQHNIKHGPIVDSTRNLYEKKLEKAMKSPLKASSDKTYYREEEEEVTYVTYHTAAKHQGSASTVKQRVRDFELDKDGEWDLDTDLQYTSRTTNHRAVRFRDNARSGHRRWKVVLALLLLAVLAAVLYYAYSHVTSDGGKLFGVL; this is encoded by the exons atgtctctgaAGGAGAAAAGTAACGAGGAGCTCAGCAGCCTGCTCACTCAGCACAACATCAAGCATGGACCCATAGTCG ATTCCACTCGAAACCTGTATGAGAAGAAGCTTGAAAAGGCCATGAAGTCTCCGCTGAAGGCGTCCTCTGATAAGACCTACTACCGAGAGGAAG AGGAGGAAGTTACTTATGTCACATACCACACAGCG GCTAAACATCAAGGCTCTGCCAGCAC AGTGAAACAAAGAGTCCGAGACTTTGAGCTGGATAAAGATGGCGAATGGGACCTTGACACAGA TCTCCAGTATACCTCCAGAACAACCAATCACAGGGCGGTGCGATTCAGGGACAATGCGCGGTCTGGACACCGCAGATGGAAGGTGGTTCTGGCGCTGCTGCTGTTAGCTGTGTTAGCAGCCGTCCTCTACTACGCCTACAGCCATGTCACCAGCGATGGAGGGAAACTTTTTGGGGTTCTGTGA